The Geotrypetes seraphini chromosome 8, aGeoSer1.1, whole genome shotgun sequence genome includes a region encoding these proteins:
- the SNAP29 gene encoding synaptosomal-associated protein 29, whose amino-acid sequence MSRSYNPFDEEEDEDFRPSKWNDGAHTDEDPAERRRREATERQQHLRQEVMRRTEATVDSTNRSLSLIYESEKIGVDTSEELIRQGEALRRTERMVDKMEQDLKTSQRLINNIKSVFGGFVNYFKSKPTEVPPVQNGAPEARASSKLQEAISTSKEQESNYQASHPKLRNLDTSGFGASTSEVSSSSSSTDYYPKNQQLRNYHQKIDKNLDDMSSGLGRLKDLALGLQTEIDDQDDLIGRVTDKVDRLDVNIKTTDKKIRDEL is encoded by the exons ATGTCTAGAAGTTATAACCCATTTGATGAAGAAGAGGACGAGGATTTCAGACCATCAAAGTGGAATGATGGAGCCCATACCGACGAGGACCCTGCTGAGAGGCGGCGGAGGGAGGCCACAGAGAGGCAGCAGCATCTGCGGCAGGAAGTGATGAGGAGAACTGAAGCCACAGTAGACAGCACTAATCGCTCCCTCTCTCTTATTTATGAGTCTGAAAAGATTGGGGTCGATACCTCAGAG GAGCTGATTCGCCAGGGTGAAGCCCTGAGACGTACAGAGAGAATGGTAGATAAAATGGAACAAGATTTAAAGACCAGTCAAAGGCTCATAAATAATATTAAGAGTGTCTTTGGTGGGTTTGTAAATTACTTCAAATCTAAACCAACTGAAGTTCCTCCTGTGCAGAATGGAGCTCCTGAAGCCAGAGCCAGCAGCAA GTTGCAAGAGGCCATCTCTACTAGCAAAGAGCAAGAGTCAAACTACCAGGCTAGCCATCCAAAACTAAGGAATCTGGATACATCAG GCTTTGGTGCTAGTACATCTGAAGTGAGCTCTTCCTCTTCCAGCACGGACTACTATCCTAAGAATCAACAGCTTCGCAATTACCACCAAAAAATTGACAAGAACTTAG ATGACATGAGCTCTGGCCTGGGGCGCTTAAAGGACCTGGCACTCGGTTTGCAAACTGAGATTGATGACCAAGATGATCTCATCGGACGAGTGACTGACAAAGTAGACAGGCTGGATGTTAACATTAAAACCACTGATAAAAAAATCCGAGATGAACTTTGA